In Staphylococcus lloydii, the following proteins share a genomic window:
- a CDS encoding Na/Pi cotransporter family protein, producing the protein MNSFAMEILFTFIGGLGIFLYGIKQMGDGLQASAGDRLRSILNRFTSNPLMGVLAGMVVTILIQSSSGTTVITIGLVTAGFMTMRQAIGVVMGANIGTTVTAFIIGIDIGAYALPILAIGAFLIFFIHKRKVKNIGMILFGFGALFYGLELMSSAVKPLANLDGFNKIMLDMSSNPVLGLLAGTLLTVVIQSSSATIGILQGFYANDLISLHGALPVLLGDNIGTTITAVLASLAGSIAAKRVAMVHVLFNVIGATIFIIILPLFQSAMVWVQKTLSMKPEMVIAFAHGSFNVTNTLIQLPFIFVLAWIVTKIIPGDDIHEKFQPRILDKNLINRAPSIALQEAQDEIQHLGQMSYSLLENVKYYDDKTKKDIEQKQAVVENMYDNIRQYLTKISEKKLSAKDAERMSVLFDVNKAVVKVASLSQQYFNIIEQQRTDKIHISEEAQQSINQLYDHVTVSFNKTINNFNVYDHITKEEIVKRSKDSYGLEHELRKQHIQRLSSGDCSPEGAILYLDMISVLERIGYHARNISEGMINYNYLEHTDFNHSNTWELETT; encoded by the coding sequence ATGAATTCTTTTGCGATGGAAATTCTGTTTACTTTTATTGGTGGACTTGGAATTTTCCTGTACGGTATTAAACAAATGGGTGACGGTCTGCAAGCTTCGGCGGGCGATAGACTGAGGAGTATCTTAAATCGTTTTACAAGCAATCCATTAATGGGTGTGCTTGCAGGTATGGTCGTTACAATTTTAATTCAAAGTAGTTCTGGGACTACGGTAATTACGATTGGTTTAGTGACTGCCGGATTTATGACAATGAGACAAGCCATTGGCGTTGTAATGGGAGCTAACATAGGTACAACGGTTACAGCATTTATAATTGGTATTGATATTGGTGCTTATGCACTTCCTATATTAGCCATTGGGGCATTTTTAATATTCTTTATTCATAAGAGAAAAGTTAAAAATATTGGTATGATTTTATTTGGTTTCGGTGCATTATTTTATGGACTCGAATTGATGAGTTCAGCAGTTAAACCTTTAGCAAATTTAGATGGCTTTAATAAAATTATGCTCGATATGTCTTCAAATCCTGTTTTAGGCTTATTAGCTGGAACATTATTAACAGTTGTTATTCAAAGTTCAAGTGCTACTATCGGTATCTTACAAGGATTTTACGCAAATGATTTAATTTCATTACACGGTGCATTACCGGTACTTCTCGGCGATAACATAGGTACAACGATTACTGCAGTATTGGCTAGCTTAGCAGGCTCAATTGCTGCTAAACGTGTCGCGATGGTACATGTATTATTTAACGTTATCGGTGCTACAATTTTTATTATCATTTTACCATTATTTCAAAGTGCCATGGTATGGGTTCAAAAAACACTTAGCATGAAGCCAGAAATGGTAATTGCGTTTGCTCATGGTTCTTTCAACGTAACTAATACGTTAATTCAATTACCTTTTATCTTTGTACTAGCATGGATAGTGACGAAAATTATTCCAGGCGACGACATTCACGAAAAATTTCAACCACGTATTCTGGATAAAAATTTAATTAACAGAGCACCAAGTATTGCATTACAAGAGGCGCAAGATGAAATACAACATTTAGGACAAATGTCATACTCGTTGTTAGAAAATGTAAAATACTATGACGATAAGACGAAAAAAGATATAGAACAAAAGCAAGCAGTTGTCGAAAATATGTATGATAATATACGCCAGTATTTAACAAAAATATCAGAGAAAAAGTTATCAGCAAAAGACGCAGAACGTATGTCAGTATTATTTGATGTTAATAAAGCGGTAGTAAAAGTGGCATCGTTATCACAACAATATTTTAATATAATAGAACAACAACGTACTGATAAAATTCATATTTCTGAAGAAGCGCAACAAAGTATTAATCAATTGTATGATCACGTTACAGTTTCTTTTAATAAAACAATAAACAATTTTAATGTATATGATCATATAACAAAAGAAGAAATCGTAAAACGTAGTAAAGATTCATATGGACTAGAACATGAATTAAGAAAACAACATATTCAACGCTTGAGTTCTGGTGATTGTTCACCTGAAGGGGCAATATTATACTTGGATATGATTTCAGTGTTAGAGCGTATAGGCTATCACGCGAGAAATATTTCAGAAGGCATGATTAATTACAATTATCTTGAACATACAGATTTTAATCATTCAAACACATGGGAGCTAGAAACCACTTGA
- a CDS encoding SDR family NAD(P)-dependent oxidoreductase: protein MSILDKFKLDNQVAIVTGGASGLGKAMGKGLAEAGAHLVIADINLEQAQTTADEFTNDTGNKAIACKVDVTNVDDVYQMVEDVKKEFGRIDILFNNAGINEHVKFEDMPYDRWVKNMDVNINSMVLVSQAVGEVMIEQKRGSIVNTSSMSGIIVNTPQPQAAYNTSKGAVIMFTKSLANEWAEHNIRVNTIAPGYMKTELTKDYFAQGGEMIDTWMKFTPMGRPGVPEELQGAALYLASDASSFVTGSIVTIDGGYTAL from the coding sequence ATGTCAATTTTGGATAAGTTTAAATTAGATAATCAAGTTGCTATCGTTACGGGTGGTGCTTCTGGGTTAGGAAAAGCTATGGGCAAAGGCTTAGCAGAAGCGGGTGCGCATTTAGTAATAGCAGATATTAATTTAGAACAAGCACAAACTACTGCAGATGAATTTACTAATGACACGGGCAATAAAGCCATTGCTTGTAAAGTAGATGTAACGAATGTCGACGACGTTTATCAAATGGTTGAAGATGTTAAAAAAGAATTTGGTAGAATTGATATTTTATTTAATAATGCCGGCATAAATGAACATGTAAAATTTGAAGATATGCCATATGATAGATGGGTTAAAAATATGGATGTAAACATCAATAGTATGGTATTAGTATCGCAAGCGGTAGGCGAAGTAATGATTGAACAAAAACGTGGATCTATCGTAAATACATCTTCAATGTCTGGTATTATCGTAAATACGCCTCAACCACAAGCGGCATATAATACCTCTAAAGGTGCAGTAATTATGTTTACAAAAAGCTTAGCTAACGAATGGGCAGAACATAATATCAGAGTGAATACGATTGCGCCAGGTTATATGAAAACTGAACTCACTAAAGATTACTTTGCTCAAGGTGGAGAAATGATTGATACATGGATGAAATTCACACCTATGGGTCGACCAGGTGTGCCAGAAGAATTACAAGGTGCAGCATTATATTTAGCATCTGATGCGTCATCATTTGTGACAGGTAGTATTGTAACGATTGATGGTGGTTATACGGCTCTATAA
- a CDS encoding DeoR/GlpR family DNA-binding transcription regulator: MKMYADERRENIYTYIKSHKRATVKQLSNYLSVTEATVRSDLRRLESENKLIRTHGGAKVNENMGSKLNFSYRLTQRHDEKHHISQNAINKIQPQQCIMIDASSTTYELAKLLAETTMELTIITNGLENAVLLKENPHLTVLIVGGFVSQDSNAITGNIDSQILEMYHIDYFFLSANGLTLQNGLTDFSLPEVQLKKQMVQESDKVIALIDHSKFDVSSTLSFAKLNDIDEVITNKKPNSKWLSDVPFKITIAE, from the coding sequence ATGAAAATGTATGCAGATGAACGACGTGAAAATATTTATACATATATAAAATCTCATAAAAGGGCTACTGTAAAACAACTATCAAATTATTTAAGCGTAACTGAAGCAACGGTTAGAAGTGACTTACGAAGATTAGAAAGTGAAAATAAGTTAATTCGTACACATGGTGGAGCGAAGGTAAATGAAAATATGGGTTCTAAACTTAACTTTTCATATCGTTTAACACAAAGACATGACGAAAAACACCATATTAGCCAAAACGCCATTAATAAAATTCAACCACAACAATGCATCATGATAGATGCTAGTTCTACTACGTATGAGTTAGCTAAATTACTCGCCGAAACGACAATGGAATTAACTATAATTACTAATGGCTTAGAAAACGCTGTTTTATTAAAAGAAAATCCACATTTAACTGTGCTTATCGTTGGCGGTTTTGTATCACAAGATTCCAATGCAATTACAGGTAATATTGATTCACAAATTTTAGAAATGTATCATATCGATTATTTCTTCCTATCAGCAAACGGTCTGACATTACAAAATGGTTTAACGGATTTTTCATTACCAGAAGTACAATTAAAAAAACAAATGGTTCAAGAAAGTGATAAAGTCATCGCACTTATAGATCATAGTAAGTTTGACGTTTCTTCAACCTTATCATTTGCCAAATTAAATGACATCGACGAAGTAATCACCAATAAAAAGCCTAATAGTAAATGGTTGTCTGATGTTCCATTTAAAATAACAATAGCTGAGTAA
- a CDS encoding MDR/zinc-dependent alcohol dehydrogenase-like family protein has translation MTKKNYPDTMNAVVAYAPEDYRYETVETPTIENGKEIIVKVEACGICAGDIKAYGGAPSFWGDETQPSYIKAPMIPGHEFIARVVDKGDEVTDYEVGDRVISEQIVPCWNCRFCNRGEYWMCEKHDLYGFQNNVNGGMAEYMKFTKEAINYKVPEDLPIEKAALIEPYACSLHAVQRANIKLGDFVVLSGAGTLGLGMVGAAKKAGAETLVVLDMKDDRLDLAKKFGADIVMNPAKVDVVKEIKDMTEGYGCDTYIEATGHPKSVEQGLSAIRKLGRFVEFSVFGDPVTVDWSIISDRKELDLMGSHLGPYCYPLVIDGIQNGDFPTEGVVTHKLPLEKFEEGFELMKKGDKSLKIVLEP, from the coding sequence ATGACAAAGAAAAATTATCCTGACACTATGAATGCGGTAGTAGCCTATGCGCCTGAAGATTACAGATATGAAACTGTTGAGACACCTACAATTGAAAATGGTAAAGAAATTATAGTGAAGGTTGAAGCATGTGGTATTTGTGCAGGTGATATTAAAGCTTATGGTGGCGCGCCAAGTTTCTGGGGTGACGAAACGCAACCGTCATACATTAAAGCACCAATGATTCCTGGCCATGAATTTATTGCGCGTGTCGTAGATAAAGGGGACGAAGTAACAGACTATGAAGTAGGGGATAGAGTAATTTCTGAACAAATCGTTCCTTGTTGGAATTGTAGATTCTGTAACCGTGGAGAATATTGGATGTGTGAAAAACACGATCTATACGGTTTCCAAAACAATGTTAACGGCGGTATGGCTGAATATATGAAATTTACTAAAGAAGCTATTAACTATAAAGTTCCAGAAGATTTACCAATTGAAAAAGCGGCTTTAATCGAACCTTATGCATGTAGTTTGCATGCAGTACAACGTGCCAATATTAAATTAGGCGACTTTGTCGTTTTATCTGGCGCAGGTACATTAGGCTTAGGTATGGTAGGTGCAGCTAAAAAAGCTGGTGCTGAAACATTAGTAGTATTAGATATGAAAGACGACCGTTTAGATTTAGCTAAAAAATTCGGTGCTGACATCGTAATGAACCCAGCTAAAGTTGATGTAGTAAAAGAAATTAAAGATATGACAGAAGGTTATGGTTGCGATACTTATATTGAAGCAACTGGTCATCCTAAATCAGTTGAGCAAGGATTAAGCGCGATTAGAAAATTAGGTAGATTTGTTGAATTCTCAGTATTTGGTGATCCTGTAACTGTAGATTGGAGTATTATATCTGACCGTAAAGAGTTAGACCTTATGGGTAGTCATTTAGGACCTTATTGTTACCCACTTGTTATTGATGGCATTCAAAACGGTGATTTCCCAACTGAAGGTGTAGTAACTCATAAATTACCTCTCGAAAAATTTGAAGAAGGATTCGAGTTAATGAAAAAAGGCGACAAATCACTAAAAATTGTCTTAGAACCATAA
- a CDS encoding dihydroxyacetone kinase subunit DhaK, giving the protein MKKMINNPDNVIDELMTGYLAAYPEYIRRSSLHQRALIGTKRHEKRKVSVLIGGGSGHEPGFLGYVGKGMADGVAVGNIFASPSPIPIQAVTREISQGHGVLYIYGNYAGDLMNFEMASEMTEIEDDIQTEVVIGNDDVASSKDIDDRRGIAGELLVFKAAGAAADFGYDLSEVKRIAQLANDNTRSMGIGLSPCYLPQTGKPSFDLEDNEMEIGLGHHGEPGIEKTTIRTAKETVNVIMKNILNEGLYKSGDEVAVLVNGLGATSQMELYIINKEVNEILEEKNIVTYKSYVGNFITSMEMGGFSVTLMKLDDTLKSCLAHPVDCPNFKEV; this is encoded by the coding sequence ATGAAGAAAATGATAAATAATCCGGATAATGTTATCGATGAGTTAATGACAGGATATCTTGCGGCTTATCCAGAATACATTAGAAGATCATCTTTACATCAACGTGCCCTTATCGGTACTAAACGACATGAAAAAAGAAAAGTAAGTGTGTTAATTGGTGGCGGTTCTGGTCACGAACCTGGATTTTTAGGTTATGTCGGTAAAGGTATGGCAGATGGTGTTGCGGTAGGTAACATCTTTGCCTCTCCTTCACCAATCCCTATTCAAGCTGTTACGAGAGAAATTAGTCAAGGTCACGGTGTACTTTATATTTATGGTAACTACGCTGGTGATTTAATGAACTTTGAAATGGCTAGTGAAATGACTGAAATTGAAGATGACATCCAAACTGAAGTTGTTATCGGTAATGATGATGTAGCATCTTCTAAAGATATAGATGATAGACGTGGTATCGCTGGTGAATTATTGGTATTCAAAGCGGCTGGTGCAGCGGCAGACTTTGGCTATGATTTATCAGAAGTTAAACGCATTGCACAATTAGCCAATGATAATACACGTTCTATGGGTATCGGACTTAGTCCTTGTTACTTACCTCAAACTGGTAAGCCAAGCTTTGATTTAGAAGACAATGAAATGGAAATTGGACTTGGGCACCATGGCGAACCGGGGATTGAAAAAACTACGATTCGTACTGCTAAAGAAACGGTTAACGTGATCATGAAAAACATTCTAAATGAAGGACTATACAAAAGTGGTGATGAAGTAGCAGTGTTAGTGAATGGTTTAGGTGCTACTTCACAAATGGAATTATACATCATTAACAAAGAAGTGAATGAAATATTAGAAGAAAAAAATATCGTTACTTACAAATCCTACGTAGGTAATTTCATTACATCAATGGAAATGGGCGGCTTTTCGGTAACATTGATGAAGTTGGATGACACATTGAAATCATGTCTTGCACATCCAGTAGATTGCCCTAATTTTAAAGAAGTGTAG
- the dhaL gene encoding dihydroxyacetone kinase subunit DhaL, translating into MTLTSNDYKAYILALTELFATKKDYLCELDRKIGDGDHGVTMNIGYQAVKDTVEQELQEQNDIAKISVAVGKSFLDAVGSSVGPLYASGYLKAAVAVKNQTELDDDGLFDFWISFSKGIKDRGKAKIGDKTMIDTLEPFYTTLEEQRSNGLSFSEAFGKALEHAKKGMESTKDIVSNKGRSKRLGYRSQGHVDPGAMSAYLMLETFQSFAK; encoded by the coding sequence ATGACATTAACAAGTAATGATTATAAAGCATATATTTTAGCTTTAACGGAATTATTTGCGACAAAAAAGGATTACCTATGTGAATTAGATAGAAAAATTGGTGACGGTGACCATGGTGTAACAATGAATATTGGTTATCAAGCAGTCAAAGACACTGTAGAACAAGAACTACAAGAGCAAAATGATATTGCTAAAATTAGCGTTGCTGTAGGTAAAAGCTTTTTAGATGCGGTCGGTTCTTCAGTAGGGCCATTGTATGCTTCAGGTTATTTAAAAGCTGCAGTTGCTGTTAAAAATCAGACTGAACTTGATGATGATGGTTTATTTGATTTTTGGATTTCTTTCAGTAAAGGCATTAAAGATAGAGGGAAAGCAAAAATCGGTGATAAAACTATGATAGATACACTAGAACCATTTTACACAACCTTAGAGGAACAACGTTCTAATGGTCTGTCTTTCTCAGAAGCATTTGGAAAAGCATTAGAACATGCGAAAAAAGGAATGGAAAGTACAAAAGATATCGTTTCAAATAAAGGACGCTCAAAACGTTTAGGATATCGTTCACAAGGACATGTTGATCCAGGTGCGATGTCAGCATACTTAATGTTAGAAACATTTCAGTCCTTTGCTAAATAA
- the rpiB gene encoding ribose 5-phosphate isomerase B, whose product MKIAIGADHNGYDLKEAVKKQVEDMGHEVEDFGCHHCAETDYPDVAAEVGKSIQQGNNERGILICGTGIGVAIAANKVKGIRAAMAHDVYSAERAQLSNNAQILTMGAQIIGVEVAKKNVEAYLNVAWEGGSQRKVDKIVDIEASEAE is encoded by the coding sequence ATGAAAATTGCTATAGGTGCTGATCACAACGGTTATGATTTAAAAGAAGCGGTAAAAAAACAAGTTGAAGACATGGGTCATGAAGTGGAAGATTTTGGTTGCCATCATTGTGCAGAAACAGATTACCCTGATGTTGCTGCAGAAGTTGGTAAAAGTATTCAACAAGGAAATAATGAACGAGGTATTTTAATTTGTGGTACTGGCATCGGTGTTGCCATAGCTGCAAATAAAGTTAAAGGTATTAGAGCAGCAATGGCACATGACGTATACTCTGCAGAACGTGCACAATTAAGTAATAATGCTCAAATTTTAACTATGGGCGCACAAATTATTGGTGTTGAAGTAGCTAAGAAAAATGTAGAAGCTTACTTAAATGTTGCATGGGAAGGCGGTTCTCAACGTAAAGTTGATAAAATCGTAGATATAGAAGCATCTGAAGCTGAATAG
- a CDS encoding copper resistance protein CopC, producing the protein MKLYLVFFVALICLTIFSTHNASAHATLEKVTPQENSIVKSQPKQIELQFNEPVNTKYSSITIYDDSGHEIDQVKPNSTGHNKTLAFDVDQLKKGTHKIKWHAMSADGHEVGNQFEFSIGKKTANNVDTTPPFFETAAFWFGFLRFLAEGSMIILIGLFLVNKMANKKGLPEFNVIPKYRSAIWMIIGVTFMTCLVYLMSLTSDVSSQILTLNIETLLQVPLLLSLLAIIVLLILFSLKNMLESWYILIALMVLVVLSMSGHAFAQQFPIWSIIIRTMHLLGMSIWLGALVYLFCVTLNNKTNQLLNLKKFLLKVNSIAVLMIIISGILMVIDESSILNVFNHLQTWSVLVIVKILGVIAMMCLGAYQTTRALSRQYTNRSMLSLEIIIGIILIVAGIIMSQINIPT; encoded by the coding sequence ATGAAGTTATATTTGGTATTTTTTGTAGCGTTAATTTGTTTAACAATATTTTCAACACACAACGCATCTGCACATGCGACGTTGGAAAAAGTAACGCCTCAAGAAAACAGTATAGTTAAATCACAACCTAAACAGATAGAATTACAATTTAACGAGCCTGTTAATACAAAATACTCTAGCATTACTATTTATGATGATAGTGGTCATGAGATTGATCAAGTTAAACCTAATTCTACTGGACATAATAAAACATTAGCATTTGATGTTGATCAATTAAAAAAAGGAACGCACAAAATAAAATGGCATGCCATGTCAGCTGATGGCCATGAAGTAGGCAACCAATTTGAATTTTCTATTGGTAAAAAAACAGCTAATAATGTAGATACAACACCGCCATTTTTTGAAACTGCAGCATTTTGGTTTGGCTTTTTACGCTTTTTAGCAGAAGGATCTATGATTATACTAATAGGTCTATTCTTAGTTAATAAAATGGCTAATAAAAAAGGTCTGCCAGAATTTAATGTGATTCCTAAATATCGTTCTGCAATTTGGATGATTATAGGCGTTACATTTATGACATGTTTAGTATATTTGATGTCACTTACTTCAGATGTAAGTAGTCAAATACTAACGTTAAATATAGAGACGTTACTGCAAGTCCCTTTATTATTGTCATTATTAGCTATTATTGTTCTGCTAATTTTATTTAGTTTGAAAAATATGTTGGAGAGCTGGTACATACTGATCGCACTTATGGTATTAGTCGTTTTGAGTATGTCAGGTCACGCTTTTGCACAGCAATTTCCTATATGGTCAATAATCATTCGCACAATGCATTTATTAGGTATGTCGATTTGGTTAGGTGCATTAGTTTATCTGTTTTGTGTAACACTTAATAACAAAACGAACCAACTATTGAATCTTAAAAAGTTTTTATTAAAAGTTAATAGTATAGCCGTATTGATGATTATTATATCTGGCATATTAATGGTGATTGATGAATCAAGCATATTAAATGTATTTAATCATCTTCAGACGTGGTCAGTGTTAGTAATTGTTAAAATTTTAGGAGTTATTGCAATGATGTGTCTTGGCGCTTATCAGACTACGCGTGCGTTAAGTCGTCAATATACGAACAGATCAATGTTATCACTAGAAATAATTATAGGTATCATACTCATAGTTGCAGGTATTATTATGAGTCAAATTAATATACCAACTTAA
- a CDS encoding YcnI family protein gives MKKIVVTIVAFIVVLSMSKVADAHVTLNPNTSKPGSYDKYDVRVPVEKDENTTKVELKVPKGLNVVGVEPVNGFDHKFTKDKKGNITKITWEATNGGIKPNEFIDLPIQVANPDKEGKFKWDAYQTYKNGDVVKWTGNEKSETPAPVTAVSKSSNSEQGNEQGDASQSNVALWIVSIIAIILSLIAIFKKSRKS, from the coding sequence ATGAAAAAAATAGTAGTAACTATCGTAGCATTTATTGTTGTTTTAAGTATGTCTAAAGTTGCCGATGCGCACGTAACACTAAATCCTAATACAAGTAAACCCGGATCTTATGATAAATATGATGTGAGAGTACCTGTAGAAAAAGATGAAAATACGACAAAAGTTGAACTGAAAGTGCCTAAAGGTTTAAATGTAGTCGGAGTTGAGCCAGTAAACGGTTTTGACCATAAATTTACTAAAGATAAAAAAGGTAATATAACTAAAATTACTTGGGAAGCAACTAATGGTGGCATTAAACCTAATGAATTTATCGATTTACCAATTCAAGTAGCTAACCCTGATAAAGAAGGTAAATTCAAATGGGACGCTTACCAAACATACAAAAATGGTGATGTTGTAAAATGGACAGGTAATGAAAAGTCTGAGACGCCTGCGCCCGTTACTGCTGTAAGTAAATCAAGTAATAGCGAACAAGGAAATGAACAAGGTGACGCTTCACAAAGTAATGTAGCACTATGGATAGTATCTATTATTGCGATTATCTTATCGTTAATTGCTATATTTAAAAAATCTCGTAAATCATAA
- a CDS encoding DUF2871 domain-containing protein, which yields MRRILYAFLIYTVIGLISGFYYRELTVAHHFTGDTQLKVLHTHLLMLGMFMHLVLLPFEKLFKLSSYYLFNWFFIIYNLGVLFTVGMMFMKGTYQVIGKTVPESFAGYAGIGHTVLTAGFVLLFFLLKNALIKDPRD from the coding sequence ATGCGTAGAATTTTATATGCATTTTTAATCTATACGGTAATTGGTTTAATCAGTGGCTTTTATTATAGGGAATTAACTGTTGCACATCATTTTACTGGTGATACGCAGTTAAAAGTTTTACACACGCATTTATTAATGCTAGGGATGTTTATGCATTTAGTGTTACTGCCATTTGAAAAACTGTTTAAATTATCTAGTTATTATCTCTTTAATTGGTTCTTTATCATTTATAATCTGGGTGTCTTATTTACGGTAGGTATGATGTTTATGAAAGGTACTTACCAAGTGATAGGGAAAACAGTACCTGAATCATTCGCTGGGTATGCAGGTATTGGTCATACAGTACTGACAGCTGGATTTGTATTATTATTCTTTTTACTCAAAAATGCATTAATAAAAGATCCAAGAGATTAA
- a CDS encoding NAD(P)/FAD-dependent oxidoreductase: MKDVTIIGGGPAGLFASFYAGLRGMDVSIVDAQDKLGGKMHVYPEKIIWDIGGLAPKPCYQVIKDTVAQGLHFNPDVYLEETVTDIRKISERHFEIETQKGNVYSTKSVIIAIGGGIINPKQLDIKDAERYKLTNLHYVVQSLKKFKDKDILISGAGNSALDWARDLSGYAKSVTLVYRKADISGYEALKNILEDLNVKKLPNSRINQLIGDDKGERIAQVVLENIETGETYQQQFDEVIVSHGFDRESPLLEQSSAKVDMFNEYQIKGFGNTTTSIDGLFACGDIVHHDAKVHLIASAFSDAGNAANLAKSYIEPDAPREGYVSSHNDVFKESNKMVMKKYL; encoded by the coding sequence ATGAAGGACGTTACAATTATAGGTGGCGGTCCTGCGGGATTGTTCGCTAGCTTTTATGCTGGTTTACGAGGAATGGATGTCAGTATAGTCGATGCCCAAGATAAATTGGGTGGTAAAATGCATGTCTACCCAGAAAAAATTATCTGGGATATTGGTGGTTTAGCGCCAAAACCATGTTATCAAGTTATTAAAGATACAGTTGCGCAAGGACTACATTTTAATCCTGACGTATATCTTGAAGAAACTGTAACTGATATTAGAAAAATAAGTGAACGACACTTCGAAATTGAAACACAAAAAGGTAATGTATACAGTACTAAATCAGTGATTATTGCTATTGGTGGGGGTATCATCAACCCTAAGCAATTAGATATTAAAGACGCAGAGCGTTATAAATTAACTAATTTACACTACGTTGTGCAATCACTGAAAAAGTTTAAAGATAAGGATATACTTATTTCTGGCGCTGGTAATTCTGCATTGGATTGGGCTAGAGATTTAAGTGGGTATGCGAAAAGCGTGACATTAGTCTACAGAAAAGCAGATATTTCTGGTTATGAAGCGTTGAAAAATATTTTAGAAGACTTAAATGTTAAAAAGCTACCTAACAGTCGTATTAACCAACTCATTGGCGATGACAAAGGTGAACGTATTGCACAAGTCGTATTGGAGAATATCGAAACGGGTGAAACTTATCAACAACAATTTGATGAAGTGATTGTCAGCCACGGCTTTGATAGGGAAAGCCCATTATTAGAACAATCTTCTGCAAAAGTCGATATGTTTAATGAATACCAAATTAAAGGCTTTGGTAATACTACTACTAGTATCGATGGTTTGTTTGCTTGTGGCGATATAGTGCATCATGATGCAAAGGTTCATCTTATTGCAAGTGCATTTAGTGATGCTGGCAATGCAGCGAATCTAGCTAAAAGTTATATAGAACCGGATGCCCCACGTGAAGGTTATGTATCAAGTCACAATGACGTCTTTAAAGAATCAAATAAAATGGTTATGAAAAAATATTTATAA
- a CDS encoding GNAT family N-acetyltransferase, producing MINVKHEAPSVDDYCNLRKVAGMSEKTPSAAKKGLSNACFDVVIYDDNRAIGMGRVIGDGGTAFQIIDVAVDPQYQGLGYGKMIMTHVKDYIDSVAESSSYVSLIADYPADKLYQQFGFQSTEPNSGGMYLLY from the coding sequence ATGATTAATGTAAAACACGAAGCACCTTCAGTTGATGACTATTGTAACTTAAGAAAAGTTGCAGGAATGAGTGAAAAAACACCATCAGCGGCAAAAAAAGGCTTGAGTAATGCTTGTTTCGATGTAGTTATTTATGACGATAATCGTGCAATTGGCATGGGTCGCGTTATCGGTGATGGAGGTACAGCATTTCAAATTATAGATGTAGCAGTCGATCCTCAATATCAAGGGTTGGGGTATGGCAAAATGATTATGACACATGTTAAAGATTATATTGATTCCGTTGCCGAAAGTTCGAGTTATGTCAGTTTAATTGCTGATTATCCGGCAGACAAACTGTATCAACAATTCGGATTTCAATCTACAGAACCAAATTCAGGTGGCATGTATTTATTATATTAA